The proteins below are encoded in one region of Hordeum vulgare subsp. vulgare chromosome 3H, MorexV3_pseudomolecules_assembly, whole genome shotgun sequence:
- the LOC123440933 gene encoding L-type lectin-domain containing receptor kinase IX.1-like — MAAAVSFSYQIHIFMLLLCYSIWSLHLPRATLSISFSPDLSDPDYDAQDFFFQGDAYYDTQSHMIQLTRNGVGRDNRNSVGRAYLATPVPLWDTVTGELARFTTSFTFQIPPSNDTGDGLTFFLGHYPPPSIPNVKRDMGGGNLGLFNTTAGTVATGDDRVVAVEFDTYFNFGIDHSGSHMGIDVNSIVSQEYTNADVPDRNLTSGFLMSCDISYGNDTKLLAAVLQIGDVTYRVNTTVDLRQALPNVVAIGFSGATGLAVELHQIMSWSFNSTLDPPRVPPPARQNLSKLAVEVTGPFIGVIIAIVCVFVGVHQWQLYTRKKRCRALARGLGHIDYHKLARAANNFAEETRLGQGGSAFVYRGQLTSPSRPVAIKRFKPAASGRQAFEDELRIASRLRHRNLVELIGWCYDDKRNPVESLCRWRDDRYTRLFLVYELLPQGSLDQHLHGGISWLPWDKRHGIILDLGSALQYLHVDCEQQQQCIVHGDIKSSNVLLDPSYGAKLGDFGLARFVDHETGSHTTDVLQGTYGYIDPVFIDTSQRNMQSDIYSFGIVLLEMVSGRNPTMHLHDAPPLSSWVRSLYHGNMILEAADYRLIGSESSTGRQQMERVLLVGLLCVHHNPSSRPSITQAMDALRSEELKLDMRPLAQLEP, encoded by the exons ATGGCTGCTGCCGTGAGCTTCTCCTACCAAATACACATCTTCATGCTCCTCCTCTGCTACTCCATATGGTCTCTGCACCTGCCTCGTGCTACCCTCTCGATTTCTTTCAGCCCCGACTTGTCCGATCCCGACTACGACGCCCAAGACTTCTTTTTCCAGGGTGACGCATACTACGACACCCAGTCTCACATGATCCAGCTCACGAGAAACGGCGTGGGTCGAGACAACCGGAACAGCGTAGGGCGGGCGTACCTCGCGACGCCCGTGCCGCTGTGGGACACCGTCACCGGCGAGCTCGCCCGCTTCACCACCTCCTTCACTTTCCAAATCCCGCCAAGCAATGACACTGGCGATGGCTTGACGTTCTTCCTTGGGCATTATCCTCCGCCGAGCATTCCCAATGTCAAACGCGACATGGGCGGCGGGAACCTCGGCCTCTTCAACACAACCGCTGGCACGGTCGCGACCGGCGACGACCGAGTCGTGGCGGTTGAGTTTGATACGTACTTCAACTTTGGCATCGACCACAGCGGCAGCCACATGGGCATCGACGTCAATTCCATCGTCTCCCAGGAGTACACCAACGCGGACGTGCCTGACAGGAACCTGACGTCTGGCTTCCTGATGAGTTGCGATATCAGCTACGGCAACGACACGAAATTACTGGCTGCCGTTCTCCAGATCGGCGACGTGACTTACCGTGTCAACACGACTGTTGACCTGAGGCAGGCCTTGCCCAATGTGGTGGCCATCGGCTTCTCAGGTGCCACTGGTTTGGCCGTCGAGTTACACCAAATAATGTCATGGTCATTTAACTCCACCTTGGATCC CCCCAGGGTTCCGCCGCCTGCGAGGCAGAACCTGTCGAAACTGGCAGTAGAGGTGACTGGACCGTTTATTGGAGTTATTATTGCAATCGTGTGCGTCTTTGTTGGCGTCCATCAATGGCAGCTATACACGAGGAAGAAGCGATGCAGAGCTCTCGCCAGGGGCCTCGGGCACATTGATTACCATAAGCTGGCGCGCGCGGCCAACAACTTCGCCGAGGAAACCAGGCTCGGGCAAGGAGGTTCCGCCTTCGTTTACAGGGGCCAACTGACAAGCCCAAGCAGACCGGTGGCGATAAAGAGATTCAAACCGGCGGCATCCGGCAGGCAGGCGTTCGAGGACGAGCTCAGGATCGCCAGTCGTCTCAGGCACCGGAACCTCGTCGAATTGATAGGTTGGTGCTACGACGATAAGAGGAATCCGGTTGAGTCTCTGTGCCGGTGGCGGGACGACAGGTACACTCGTCTCTTCCTTGTGTATGAGCTCTTGCCACAAGGTAGCCTCGATCAACACCTACACGGGGGCATCAGTTGGTTACCATGGGACAAGAG GCACGGGATCATCCTCGACCTAGGTTCTGCACTGCAATACCTCCATGTAGATTGCGAGCAACAACAGCAGTGCATCGTGCATGGTGATATCAAGTCGAGCAACGTGTTGCTCGACCCTTCGTATGGTGCCAAGTTAGGTGACTTCGGGTTGGCAAGATTTGTTGACCATGAAACCGGGTCGCACACCACAGATGTCTTGCAGGGCACTTACGGGTACATTGACCCTGTGTTCATCGACACGAGCCAGCGGAATATGCAGTCGGACATCTACAGTTTCGGCATTGTCCTACTGGAGATGGTCTCTGGAAGGAACCCAACGATGCATCTCCATGACGCACCTCCATTGTCGTCATGGGTAAGGAGTTTGTACCACGGCAATATGATCCTAGAGGCCGCAGATTATAGGCTGATAGGCAGCGAGTCCAGTACTGGGCGACAACAAATGGAGCGTGTACTGCTTGTAGGGCTCTTGTGTGTGCACCACAACCCGAGCAGCCGGCCGTCCATCACCCAAGCCATGGATGCCCTGCGATCCGAGGAACTAAAACTGGACATGAGGCCCCTAGCGCAGCTGGAACCCTAG
- the LOC123445488 gene encoding protein OSB2, chloroplastic-like — MRHLARLLNHRLLLPSTATPSSAAAAFSTSRRASPNACRAKPRSPPPPTESTAEDAAGDDGYACPPPADPAAWQREKVPSELPRPPTIPFQPRVANAVRLVGAVGAPVQLQRLPDGRFSAVSVLVQDRRADFPKFWIPVIFQDDLAQIAASHLQENDLVYVSGQLTGDVPPFKHTDGQANIQVLAHLLSFVDSKAVETDLMVDEDEGFMEIAEAEKKVEQTKPISKYPANTFSGYKAKLDKFRTLWNDVLANPLNWTDNRAEKANGSKNPKYPDFKNKTSDEALWLGSAPPHVVEKLDGLTFSSGYNAAKTATTYKPFDSSMGRGTNTGWSKFKPSQAASPEKQKKEAESWQNLVESPQSWWDNRVDKRSPKAPDFKHKDTGEALWLSPRTPSWVTDALPPVKGGSKGGGAGRRPETLLS, encoded by the exons ATGCGCCACCTCGCTCGCCTCCTcaaccaccgcctcctcctcccctccaccGCCACCCCTTCCTCCGCCGCCGCGGCCTTCTCCACCTCCAGGCGCGCCTCCCCCAACGCATGCCGGGCCAAGCCgcggtcgccgccgccccccaCCGAGAGCACCGCGGAGGACGCGGCGGGAGACGACGGGTACGCGTGCCCCCCGCCGGCGGACCCGGCCGCGTGGCAGAGGGAGAAGGTCCCGAGCGAGCTGCCCCGCCCGCCCACCATCCCCTTCCAGCCGCGCGTCGCCAACGCCGTCAGGCTCGTCGGCGCCGTCGGCGCGCCCGTGCAGCTCCAGCGCCTCCCCGACGGCCGCTTCTCCGCCGTCTCCGTGCTCGTGCAGGACCGCCGCGCCGACTTCCCCAAGTTCTG GATCCCCGTAATCTTTCAAGACGACCTGGCACAAATAGCTGCTTCTCACTTGCAAGAAAATGACCTTGTCTATGTGTCTGGGCAATTAACTGGAGATGTTCCGCCATTCAAACATACTGATGGCCAAGCAAATATTCAG GTTTTAGCACATTTGCTGTCATTTGTTGATAGTAAAGCTGTGGAAACGGATCTCATGGTGGATGAAGACGAAGGGTTTATGGAGATTGCTGAGGCCGAAAAGAAAGTTGAACAAACCAAACCTATCTCTAAATATCCAGCAAACACATTTTCAG GTTACAAAGCCAAACTGGACAAGTTCAGAACACTCTGGAATGATGTTCTTGCCAATCCACTCAATTGGACTGATAACCGGGCTGAGAAGGCGAATGGATCT AAAAATCCAAAGTATCCTGATTTTAAGAACAAGACATCAGATGAGGCACTCTGGCTTGGCTCAGCACCACCGCATGTGGTAGAGAAGTTGGATGGTTTGACCTTTAGTAGTGGCTACAATGCGGCTAAAACGGCTACAACATATAAGCCTTTTGATTCTAGCATGGGGAGAG GTACGAATACAGGTTGGAGTAAATTCAAGCCAAGCCAAGCTGCTTCTCCCGAGAAACAAAAAAAGGAAG CGGAATCGTGGCAGAATCTGGTGGAAAGTCCTCAAAGCTGGTGGGACAACCGAGTAGACAAG AGGTCACCTAAAGCCCCCGACTTCAAGCACAAAGACACCGGCGAGGCTCTATGGTTGAGTCCCAGGACACCAAGTTGGGTTACAGATGCGCTGCCGCCGGTGAAAGGAGGTAGCAAAGGGGGAGGGGCAGGTAGAAGGCCGGAGACCCTACTCTCTTGA
- the LOC123442172 gene encoding probable kinase CHARK encodes MITGLMMFQNFWKKTTRSPSGPGAEPTFIGEMALVTSSSENGRVNSMFSTYETLLVGDEKSSATPRITHCNRRATLGPLGIAKRVPGVAVEQHQVLSWSFNSTLDPSPPRKNSKFPWKLLVEATGPVVVFLAIVCIFVGVRLRQLCTRKKHYRALARGLEHFDYHKLARATNKFSQENMIGQGGSACVYRGQLTDKHVAVKRFRPVASSEGRKAFEDELSIASGLRHRHLVQLIGWCYDRKMNPVEFICWWWADRYTRLFLVYEFLPQGSLDQHLHRGNSWLPWSKRYEIILDLGSALQYLHVDCEQGQQSIVHGDIKSSNVLLGSSYGAKLGDFGLARFVRHETGSQTTDVLQGTYGYIDPVFLDTSQRNRQTDIYSFGIVLLEMVSGRDPTMHLHDRPPLSSWVRSLYHRNAILDAADERLISGESNVVRQQMEHTLLIGLLCVHQDPSIRPSITHTMEALRSEELTLDIAPLAPDTLFLR; translated from the exons ATGATCACCGGCTTAATGATGTTCCAGAACTTCTGGAAGAAGACCACACGCAGCCCGTCCGGGCCTGGAGCAGAGCCCACCTTCATAGGGGAGATGGCCCTGGTCACCTCCTCTTCCGAGAATGGGAGGGTTAACTCCATGTTCTCTACATACGAAACTCTGTTGGTAGGTGACGAGAAGTCGTCGGCAACGCCGAGAATAACTCATTGTAATAGGA GAGCCACTCTTGGCCCCCTCGGCATTGCCAAAAGAGTTCCTGGCGTGGCCGTCGAGCAACACCAAGTATTGTCTTGGTCATTCAACTCCACCTTGGACCCGTCACCTCCACGGAAGAACTCCAAGTTTCCATGGAAACTATTAGTAGAAGCAACTGGACCAGTTGTTGTCTTTTTGGCGATTGTGTGCATCTTTGTTGGCGTCCGACTACGGCAGCTATGCACGAGAAAGAAGCATTACAGAGCTCTCGCCAGAGGCCTTGAACATTTTGATTATCATAAGCTGGCGCGTGCGACCAACAAATTCTCACAGGAGAACATGATCGGGCAAGGAGGTTCCGCCTGTGTTTACCGGGGCCAACTGACAGATAAACATGTGGCGGTAAAGAGGTTCAGGCCAGTAGCATCCAGCGAAGGGAGGAAGGCGTTCGAGGACGAACTCAGTATTGCCAGTGGCCTGCGGCACCGACACCTAGTCCAGTTGATAGGCTGGTgctatgatcgcaagatgaacccGGTCGAGTTCATATGCTGGTGGTGGGCCGACAGGTACACACGTCTCTTCCTTGTGTACGAGTTTCTGCCACAAGGTAGCCTCGATCAACACCTACACAGGGGCAATAGTTGGTTGCCATGGTCCAAGAG GTACGAAATCATCCTCGACCTAGGCTCTGCACTGCAATACCTCCACGTAGATTGCGAGCAAGGCCAACAATCTATCGTACACGGTGATATCAAGTCCAGCAACGTGTTGCTTGGGTCTTCATACGGTGCCAAGTTAGGTGACTTTGGATTGGCAAGGTTTGTTCGCCATGAAACCGGGTCACAGACCACAGATGTTTTACAGGGCACTTATGGATACATAGACCCTGTGTTCCTCGACACGAGCCAGCGGAACAGGCAAACAGACATATACAGTTTCGGCATTGTCCTGCTAGAGATGGTCTCTGGAAGGGATCCAACAATGCATCTCCATGACAGGCCTCCATTGTCGTCATGGGTAAGGAGTTTGTACCATCGGAATGCCATCCTGGATGCCGCAGATGAGAGGCTGATAAGCGGGGAGTCCAATGTCGTGCGTCAACAGATGGAGCACACGTTGCTCATCGGGCTCTTGTGCGTGCATCAGGACCCAAGCATCCGACCGTCCATCACCCACACCATGGAAGCCCTGCGTTCGGAGGAGCTGACATTGGACATTGCTCCCCTAGCGCCGGATACACTCTTTCTGCGATAG
- the LOC123442175 gene encoding L-type lectin-domain containing receptor kinase IX.1-like: MAAASFPHRIHIFMILCYSICSLHLPYATSLSFSFNFSQPGGYDAQNFSFQGDAYYDSQSHMIELTKAGGSPNIQNSVGRALYAQPVPLWDAVTGELAQFTTSFTFEIKVNSELSGDGMTFFLGHYPPTSIPDPLDNGGNLGLFNKSVGTVATGDNRVVAVEFDTFLNVESDNSDSHMGIDVNSIISRAYTNVAVPGKNLTSGLPMTCGISYGNETKVLAAVLQIGDVTYRVNTSVDLRQMLPSVVAIGFSGATGVAVEQHQVLSWSFNSTLDPSPPRKNSKFPWKLLVEATGPVVVFLAIVCIFVGVRLRQLCTRKKHYRALARGLEHFDYHKLARATNKFSQENMIGQGGSACVYRGQLTDKHVAVKRFRPVASSEGRKAFEDELSIASGLRHRHLVQLIGWCYDRKMNPVEFICWWWADRYTRLFLVYEFLPQGSLDQHLHRGNSWLPWSKRYEIILDLGSALQYLHVDCEQGQQSIVHGDIKSSNVLLGSSYGAKLGDFGLARFVRHETGSQTTDVLQGTYGYIDPVFLDTSQRNRQTDIYSFGIVLLEMVSGRDPTMHLHDRPPLSSWVRSLYHRNAILDAADERLISGESNVVRQQMEHTLLIGLLCVHQDPSIRPSITHTMEALRSEELTLDIAPLAPDTLFLR, encoded by the exons ATGGCTGCTGCGAGCTTTCCCCATCGAATACACATCTTCATGATCCTCTGCTACTCGATATGTTCTCTGCACTTGCCTTATGCTACCTCGCTTTCCTTTAGCTTCAACTTCTCCCAGCCCGGCGGCTACGACGCCCAAAACTTCAGCTTCCAAGGCGACGCATACTACGACTCCCAGTCTCACATGATCGAGCTGACGAAAGCCGGCGGGAGTCCAAACATCCAGAACAGCGTAGGCCGGGCGTTGTACGCGCAGCCCGTGCCGCTGTGGGATGCCGTCACCGGGGAGCTCGCCCAATTCACCACCTCCTTCACCTTCGAAATCAAGGTAAACAGCGAACTCAGTGGCGATGGCATGACTTTCTTCCTCGGCCATTACCCTCCGACGAGCATTCCCGATCCCCTCGACAACGGCGGGAACCTCGGCCTCTTCAACAAAAGCGTCGGCACGGTGGCGACCGGCGACAACCGAGTGGTGGCGGTTGAGTTCGACACGTTCTTGAACGTTGAGTCTGACAACAGCGACAGCCACATGGGGATAGACGTCAACTCCATCATCTCCCGGGCGTACACCAACGTGGCCGTGCCTGGAAAAAACCTCACCTCAGGCCTCCCAATGACTTGCGGCATCAGCTACGGCAATGAGACGAAAGTCCTAGCGGCGGTTCTCCAGATCGGCGACGTGACCTACCGTGTCAACACAAGTGTTGACCTGAGGCAGATGTTGCCTAGTGTGGTGGCCATTGGCTTCTCGGGTGCTACTGGCGTGGCCGTCGAGCAACACCAAGTATTGTCTTGGTCATTCAACTCCACCTTGGACCCGTCACCTCCACGGAAGAACTCCAAGTTTCCATGGAAACTATTAGTAGAAGCAACTGGACCAGTTGTTGTCTTTTTGGCGATTGTGTGCATCTTTGTTGGCGTCCGACTACGGCAGCTATGCACGAGAAAGAAGCATTACAGAGCTCTCGCCAGAGGCCTTGAACATTTTGATTATCATAAGCTGGCGCGTGCGACCAACAAATTCTCACAGGAGAACATGATCGGGCAAGGAGGTTCCGCCTGTGTTTACCGGGGCCAACTGACAGATAAACATGTGGCGGTAAAGAGGTTCAGGCCAGTAGCATCCAGCGAAGGGAGGAAGGCGTTCGAGGACGAACTCAGTATTGCCAGTGGCCTGCGGCACCGACACCTAGTCCAGTTGATAGGCTGGTgctatgatcgcaagatgaacccGGTCGAGTTCATATGCTGGTGGTGGGCCGACAGGTACACACGTCTCTTCCTTGTGTACGAGTTTCTGCCACAAGGTAGCCTCGATCAACACCTACACAGGGGCAATAGTTGGTTGCCATGGTCCAAGAG GTACGAAATCATCCTCGACCTAGGCTCTGCACTGCAATACCTCCACGTAGATTGCGAGCAAGGCCAACAATCTATCGTACACGGTGATATCAAGTCCAGCAACGTGTTGCTTGGGTCTTCATACGGTGCCAAGTTAGGTGACTTTGGATTGGCAAGGTTTGTTCGCCATGAAACCGGGTCACAGACCACAGATGTTTTACAGGGCACTTATGGATACATAGACCCTGTGTTCCTCGACACGAGCCAGCGGAACAGGCAAACAGACATATACAGTTTCGGCATTGTCCTGCTAGAGATGGTCTCTGGAAGGGATCCAACAATGCATCTCCATGACAGGCCTCCATTGTCGTCATGGGTAAGGAGTTTGTACCATCGGAATGCCATCCTGGATGCCGCAGATGAGAGGCTGATAAGCGGGGAGTCCAATGTCGTGCGTCAACAGATGGAGCACACGTTGCTCATCGGGCTCTTGTGCGTGCATCAGGACCCAAGCATCCGACCGTCCATCACCCACACCATGGAAGCCCTGCGTTCGGAGGAGCTGACATTGGACATTGCTCCCCTAGCGCCGGATACACTCTTTCTGCGATAG